One stretch of Siphonobacter curvatus DNA includes these proteins:
- a CDS encoding TIM barrel protein — protein MPLESYQIAQYNQQHEVAHRRKFEFLAEELGSETTERILGKLIDFQIAIPSWALGTGGTRFGRFAGGGEPRNLEEKIADVGLLHALNRSSGAISLHIPWDIPTDGEAIKQLAASYGLVFDAMNSNTFQDQPNQELSYKFGSLQHTDAAVRTQAINHNIDVIRYGEALGSKSLTVWLSDGSSFPGQLNFRKAFQRTLEGLQEIYAALPADWKIFVEYKAFEPNFYSTTVGDWGQSFLYASKLGPKAYTLVDLGHHLPNANIEQIVSLLLMEEKLGGFHFNDSKYGDDDLTAGSIKPYQLFLIFNELVDGMDTRGMNHASDLGWMIDASHNVKDPLEDLLQSVEAIKLAYAQALLVDRLALEEARTNNDVAAAQELLQNAFRTDLRPLLAEARLRADAALNPVGLYRELSLRNKLIEARGLKAVATGL, from the coding sequence ATGCCTCTCGAATCCTATCAAATAGCCCAATATAACCAGCAGCATGAAGTTGCTCATCGCCGGAAGTTTGAGTTTTTAGCCGAAGAACTGGGCTCCGAAACAACCGAGCGTATCCTTGGTAAACTCATTGATTTTCAGATTGCCATCCCCAGCTGGGCTTTGGGTACGGGTGGTACCCGCTTTGGTCGCTTTGCGGGTGGTGGAGAACCCCGGAATCTCGAAGAAAAAATTGCTGATGTAGGCCTGCTACACGCTCTGAACCGTTCGAGCGGAGCCATCTCCCTGCATATTCCCTGGGATATTCCGACCGACGGCGAGGCCATCAAACAACTGGCGGCCAGCTACGGACTCGTATTCGATGCCATGAACTCGAATACGTTTCAGGATCAGCCGAATCAGGAACTGAGCTACAAGTTTGGTTCGCTGCAACATACCGATGCTGCTGTTCGCACACAAGCTATCAATCATAACATCGACGTGATTCGTTACGGCGAAGCTCTGGGTTCCAAATCCCTGACGGTCTGGTTATCCGATGGTTCGAGCTTCCCCGGACAACTGAACTTCCGCAAGGCCTTCCAGCGTACCTTAGAAGGTTTGCAGGAAATCTACGCGGCTCTTCCCGCCGACTGGAAGATTTTCGTCGAATACAAAGCCTTCGAACCCAACTTCTACTCAACTACGGTGGGTGATTGGGGACAGTCGTTCCTGTACGCCAGCAAGTTAGGACCCAAAGCCTACACGCTGGTCGATCTGGGTCACCACCTGCCCAATGCCAACATCGAGCAAATTGTATCGCTATTGCTGATGGAAGAAAAGCTGGGTGGTTTCCACTTCAACGATTCGAAATACGGCGACGACGATCTGACGGCCGGCAGCATCAAACCGTATCAGTTATTCTTGATTTTCAACGAACTAGTTGATGGCATGGATACTCGGGGTATGAATCACGCCTCGGACCTGGGCTGGATGATTGATGCGTCACACAACGTCAAAGACCCGCTGGAAGATTTGCTGCAATCGGTAGAAGCTATCAAGCTCGCCTACGCTCAGGCACTGCTCGTGGATCGCTTGGCTCTGGAAGAAGCCCGTACTAATAATGATGTAGCCGCCGCTCAGGAGTTGTTACAGAATGCCTTCCGTACGGATTTACGGCCCTTGCTGGCCGAAGCCCGTTTGCGGGCCGATGCCGCTCTGAATCCAGTCGGCCTGTATCGTGAGTTATCCCTTCGCAACAAACTGATCGAAGCCCGTGGTCTGAAAGCCGTGGCTACTGGTCTCTAA
- a CDS encoding SusC/RagA family TonB-linked outer membrane protein yields the protein MRKILLATVMLLSTLVMHAYGQDRVVIGKVTSSDDGSPIPGVNVTLKGTNRGISTNANGEYKLNVGANATLVFTSIGFVRQEVGVDNRTEVNVVLQVTNDDLQEVVVTALNIGREKKAINSAVQEVKGANLAIARNNNVADALAGKVAGVQVFSQSGAKFGTPSIRIRGVNSLTGGDPLYVVDGTVTDVNFVNMDDVESLNVLKGPAASALYGNRASAGVVVITTKKGKNQQGLGIDVNHSTTFDNVSLLPKYQNEYGGGYSQEFGTFEYNPAIHPASWAAFNGQKTIDYSADESWGPRMDGSLYRPWYSWIPSDPDFGKEVPFSPQPNNVRSFFQTGATVNTNVAISKSSELFNARVSYTNYNVKGTIPNSQQHRDYLSGKLGVNITPKFTANLNVNYSTEKTRNRPSDGYGGQNQTIGSFNQWFQRQLDMTQLRTYRNPDGTYRSWNITGPENTTPLYWDNPYTQVYQNISNEKNERLFGDFGLTYKFTDDLSVSVVARRDFLNRYFDSRVASNTKNTAYYGTSNDSRREDNYEALLSYNKKFGKFTLNANAGGNIRKNTRDYVAMNTNGGLSIPNYYNIVNSATPGTFTNYNARREVRSVYGFVSFDYNDLLFIEATARNDWSSTLPVNNNSYFYPSVTAGLIFSEFLQNKRILSYGKIRGSFAQVGSDLDPYQIYTVFNTGVKYGSNTTQSIPTQLPNQSLKPGLSSGYEGGIDLKFLNNRIGLEFTVYRQDNTNQILPLAVPGSSGYNTALVNAGNIRSEGMELHINAVPVKTKDFTWDFDINLDRSRSKVVELAAGLKTYDLLQNSLFNGVPRFGGTSLGFIARAGSDWGTIVGRQFQRYQAVDGNGNKIDNPNNGKIIVDANGLPLSTAGQDLATVLPKMKGGFLSTFNYKGVTLRFNIDWLLGGKFYSTTRMFSAGSGLSAETAGLNDKGNPKRDDPANGGGVLFPNSVYADGSANTTYADAQTLYESRLFDLNENWIFDKTYVKLREVNLGYNLPVAWIRNTPFKTAYVAFMVRNPFLIYSKVGGGIDPSETQTFWGEGGQQIPVRSVGFNVKFGL from the coding sequence ATGAGAAAAATTCTACTGGCAACAGTTATGTTGCTCAGTACGCTTGTTATGCATGCGTACGGACAGGATCGTGTGGTGATTGGTAAGGTCACCTCCAGTGATGACGGTTCTCCCATTCCCGGAGTCAACGTAACGCTTAAAGGCACTAACCGGGGTATTTCCACGAACGCTAATGGAGAGTACAAACTGAACGTAGGAGCTAATGCTACGTTAGTTTTCACGTCTATCGGTTTTGTTAGACAAGAAGTGGGCGTTGATAATCGTACGGAAGTAAACGTAGTACTGCAAGTCACCAATGACGATCTTCAGGAAGTAGTCGTTACGGCTTTGAACATTGGTCGCGAAAAGAAGGCCATTAACTCCGCCGTACAGGAAGTAAAGGGAGCCAACTTGGCCATTGCCCGGAACAACAACGTAGCGGACGCCTTAGCGGGTAAAGTAGCTGGGGTACAAGTATTTAGCCAATCAGGTGCTAAATTCGGTACACCTAGCATCCGGATTCGTGGCGTGAACTCACTAACGGGTGGCGATCCTTTATACGTAGTGGACGGTACGGTTACGGATGTGAACTTCGTCAACATGGACGACGTAGAGTCACTGAACGTACTGAAAGGCCCCGCAGCTTCCGCTCTGTACGGAAACCGGGCTTCTGCCGGGGTGGTGGTTATTACGACGAAAAAGGGTAAGAATCAGCAAGGTTTGGGTATTGATGTAAACCACAGTACGACCTTCGATAACGTTTCTTTATTGCCTAAGTATCAAAACGAGTACGGTGGTGGTTATTCTCAGGAATTCGGTACGTTCGAATACAATCCTGCGATTCACCCCGCCAGCTGGGCTGCCTTTAACGGACAGAAAACGATTGATTACTCGGCTGATGAAAGCTGGGGTCCCCGGATGGATGGTTCGCTGTACCGTCCCTGGTATTCCTGGATTCCTTCTGATCCGGATTTTGGTAAAGAAGTTCCTTTCTCACCACAGCCTAATAACGTTCGCAGTTTCTTCCAGACGGGTGCAACGGTCAACACCAACGTAGCCATCAGCAAGTCGAGTGAACTCTTTAATGCTCGGGTATCTTACACGAATTACAACGTAAAAGGTACCATTCCGAACAGCCAGCAGCACCGTGATTACCTTTCTGGTAAATTAGGTGTCAACATTACCCCTAAGTTCACGGCTAACCTGAACGTTAACTACTCCACGGAGAAAACGCGTAACCGTCCTTCGGATGGATACGGTGGACAAAACCAAACTATTGGTTCATTCAACCAGTGGTTCCAGCGTCAGCTGGACATGACGCAACTGCGTACGTACAGAAACCCCGATGGAACCTACCGTAGCTGGAACATTACAGGTCCAGAAAATACGACACCACTGTACTGGGATAACCCGTATACGCAGGTTTATCAAAACATCAGCAATGAGAAAAACGAACGTCTCTTTGGTGATTTTGGTCTGACGTACAAGTTTACGGATGATTTGAGTGTTTCTGTAGTAGCTCGTCGCGACTTCCTCAATCGCTATTTCGATAGCCGGGTAGCCTCTAATACGAAAAACACGGCTTACTACGGTACCTCCAATGATAGCCGTCGGGAAGACAACTACGAAGCATTGCTTTCGTACAACAAGAAGTTTGGCAAGTTTACACTGAACGCCAATGCAGGTGGTAACATTCGGAAGAATACGCGTGATTACGTAGCAATGAACACCAATGGTGGTCTTTCGATCCCGAACTACTACAACATTGTTAACTCGGCGACACCAGGAACGTTCACGAACTACAACGCCCGCAGAGAAGTACGAAGCGTGTACGGTTTTGTAAGTTTCGATTATAACGATCTGTTATTCATTGAAGCGACGGCTCGTAACGACTGGTCTTCTACGCTGCCCGTAAACAACAACTCGTACTTCTACCCATCCGTTACGGCTGGTTTGATTTTCTCGGAGTTCCTGCAGAATAAACGCATCCTCTCGTACGGTAAAATCCGCGGTTCATTTGCTCAGGTGGGTTCTGACTTAGATCCCTATCAAATTTATACCGTTTTCAACACGGGCGTAAAATATGGTAGCAACACCACGCAATCCATCCCTACGCAATTACCGAACCAGAGTCTGAAACCAGGTCTGTCAAGTGGTTACGAAGGTGGTATCGACTTGAAATTCCTGAACAACCGGATTGGTTTGGAATTCACGGTATACCGTCAGGATAATACCAACCAGATTCTGCCCCTGGCCGTACCGGGTTCTAGTGGATACAACACGGCTCTGGTTAACGCCGGTAACATTCGTTCCGAAGGTATGGAATTGCACATCAATGCCGTACCCGTTAAAACGAAAGACTTTACCTGGGATTTTGACATTAACTTAGATCGTAGCCGATCAAAAGTGGTTGAACTCGCCGCTGGTTTGAAAACGTATGACCTGCTTCAGAACTCACTTTTCAACGGTGTACCTCGTTTCGGCGGTACTAGCTTAGGGTTCATCGCTCGTGCGGGCTCTGATTGGGGAACCATCGTAGGTCGTCAATTCCAACGTTATCAGGCAGTTGATGGTAATGGTAACAAAATTGATAACCCTAACAATGGAAAAATTATCGTAGACGCCAATGGCTTACCGCTTTCAACTGCGGGTCAGGATTTAGCTACCGTATTACCTAAAATGAAAGGGGGCTTCCTGAGTACGTTCAACTATAAAGGCGTTACGCTGCGTTTCAACATTGACTGGTTACTGGGTGGCAAGTTTTACTCCACAACCCGTATGTTCTCGGCAGGTTCAGGTTTAAGTGCTGAAACGGCTGGTCTGAACGACAAAGGAAATCCGAAACGGGATGATCCGGCGAATGGTGGTGGTGTACTGTTCCCGAACTCCGTATACGCCGATGGTTCAGCTAACACGACTTACGCCGACGCTCAGACTCTGTACGAAAGCCGTCTGTTCGATCTGAACGAAAACTGGATCTTCGACAAAACGTACGTGAAACTGCGGGAAGTAAACTTAGGTTATAACCTGCCCGTAGCCTGGATTCGCAATACGCCTTTCAAAACGGCTTATGTGGCATTCATGGTTCGTAACCCTTTCCTGATTTACAGCAAAGTGGGTGGCGGTATCGATCCTTCTGAAACGCAAACGTTCTGGGGCGAAGGTGGTCAGCAAATCCCCGTTCGTTCGGTTGGTTTCAACGTGAAATTTGGACTTTAA
- a CDS encoding lactate utilization protein B, translated as MSPHTLDHAAASEVFNRDEPRVDWHDETLWWVRQKRDRAAMQLPEWEALREAASQIKHHVLSNLDTLLENFERKAQENGITVHWAANAQEHNEIVWSLLHKKGIDRMIKSKSMLTEECHLNDFLRSKGIEVIDTDLGERIVQLRQEPPSHIVLPAIHLKKSDVGDTFHEHLGTEKGATDPQYLTEAARQHLRETFLTRRAALTGVNFAIAETGGFVVCTNEGNADMGAHLAEIHIASMGFEKIIPRADHLGVFLRLLTRSATGQPVTAYSSHFHRPRPGQEMHIVIVDNGRTTQLGRPDFRNSLKCIRCGACMNTCPVYRRSGGHSYHNAVAGPIGSILAPNLDMRKNADLPFASTLCGSCSNVCPVKIDIHDQLYKWRQVLAQEGYVGGIKKTSLQLASKVLASPTLFKLSFNAARTALRIAPWAANNPLNAWSIHRELPDAPKDSFRQWWEKNRK; from the coding sequence ATGAGTCCGCATACACTTGATCACGCTGCCGCCTCGGAAGTATTCAATAGAGACGAGCCCCGGGTAGACTGGCACGACGAAACCCTGTGGTGGGTACGCCAGAAACGCGACCGGGCGGCCATGCAATTACCCGAATGGGAAGCTTTACGGGAAGCAGCGTCGCAAATCAAGCACCACGTTTTATCGAACCTGGATACCCTGCTGGAAAACTTTGAACGTAAGGCTCAGGAAAACGGTATCACGGTACATTGGGCCGCGAATGCTCAGGAACATAATGAGATTGTTTGGTCGCTACTCCATAAAAAGGGCATTGACCGGATGATTAAATCCAAGTCCATGCTCACCGAAGAATGTCACCTCAACGACTTTCTCCGGAGCAAGGGTATTGAAGTGATCGATACGGATTTGGGTGAACGCATTGTACAGCTTCGGCAAGAACCGCCTAGCCATATTGTACTCCCGGCCATCCACCTGAAGAAATCGGACGTGGGAGATACCTTCCACGAGCACCTGGGTACGGAAAAAGGAGCAACCGATCCGCAGTACCTCACGGAAGCAGCCCGGCAACACCTCCGCGAAACCTTTTTGACCCGACGGGCAGCCCTGACGGGCGTCAACTTCGCCATTGCCGAAACGGGTGGTTTTGTGGTCTGTACCAATGAAGGTAATGCAGACATGGGGGCTCACCTGGCCGAGATTCACATTGCCAGTATGGGCTTCGAGAAAATCATTCCGCGAGCTGATCATTTGGGCGTGTTTCTCCGCTTACTGACCCGTAGTGCAACCGGACAACCCGTAACGGCCTATTCCAGTCACTTTCACCGGCCCCGGCCCGGTCAGGAGATGCACATTGTCATTGTTGATAATGGCCGTACTACGCAGTTAGGCCGACCCGATTTCCGGAATTCCCTCAAGTGCATTCGCTGTGGAGCGTGCATGAACACCTGCCCCGTATACCGGCGAAGTGGCGGTCATAGTTATCACAACGCCGTGGCAGGACCGATTGGCTCAATCCTGGCTCCGAATCTGGATATGCGGAAAAATGCGGATCTGCCTTTCGCCAGTACCCTCTGCGGCAGTTGTTCGAATGTGTGTCCGGTGAAAATCGATATTCATGACCAGCTTTATAAATGGCGGCAGGTACTGGCTCAGGAAGGCTACGTGGGCGGCATCAAAAAAACCAGCTTACAACTGGCTTCGAAGGTACTGGCCTCTCCTACCTTATTTAAACTGAGTTTCAACGCGGCTCGTACGGCCTTACGGATTGCTCCCTGGGCGGCCAACAATCCGCTGAATGCCTGGAGTATTCACCGCGAATTGCCCGATGCTCCTAAAGACAGTTTCCGGCAGTGGTGGGAGAAGAATCGTAAATAA
- a CDS encoding FGGY-family carbohydrate kinase, with protein MSIPCVAIFDIGKTNKKLLLFDQDYQIVYQKQTPFEEIPDDDGFHGDDLQLLSNWLIDSLAEVLNEGRFDVRALNFSAYGASFVHINADGKPITPLYNYLKTFPLELQQRFNDHYGPGLEWSARTASPVLGMLNSGMQLYWLKYEKSELYWQIEHSLHLPQYASYLFTKRPVSEITSVGCHTGLWDFTQRKYHRWVFEEGFHSLGQMVLPSFVTSPAVEKDDMQVGVGIHDSSAALVPYLRAFGQEPFLLISTGTWCITMNPFSDEPLTISELRQDCLSYLTFRGDPVKASRLFAGNEHERAVKHLADYFQTDLSQYQRVSYDEAILLSLRSRFTQASSDSVRLGSLEDSTFSERNLNEFSSYEEAYHQLIMDLMAQQIASVKLAKGNTAIRRIFVDGGFSRNEIYLNLLAQAFPECEVLASEIAQASALGAALVIEDAWNKEKPFDGSLFTLKKTVCTEL; from the coding sequence ATGTCTATCCCCTGCGTCGCCATTTTTGATATTGGGAAAACCAATAAGAAACTGCTTCTCTTTGATCAGGACTACCAGATCGTGTACCAGAAGCAGACACCTTTCGAAGAAATTCCGGACGATGACGGATTCCACGGGGATGATTTACAGTTATTGAGCAATTGGCTGATCGACAGTCTAGCGGAAGTCTTGAACGAAGGCCGATTTGACGTACGGGCTCTGAATTTTTCCGCGTACGGGGCGAGTTTCGTTCATATTAACGCCGATGGAAAACCTATCACGCCCCTCTATAATTACCTAAAAACGTTCCCACTGGAACTTCAGCAACGCTTTAACGATCATTACGGTCCGGGACTGGAATGGTCGGCCCGTACGGCTTCGCCCGTTTTGGGTATGCTGAATTCAGGGATGCAGTTGTACTGGCTCAAGTACGAGAAATCCGAGTTGTACTGGCAAATTGAGCACTCGCTGCACCTGCCTCAGTACGCCAGCTATCTTTTTACCAAGCGTCCGGTTTCTGAAATTACCAGCGTCGGTTGCCATACGGGGCTTTGGGATTTTACGCAACGCAAGTACCACCGCTGGGTATTCGAAGAAGGATTTCATTCGCTGGGGCAGATGGTACTGCCTTCCTTTGTGACCTCCCCCGCCGTAGAAAAAGACGATATGCAGGTGGGCGTGGGTATTCACGACAGTTCGGCGGCTCTGGTACCGTACCTGCGGGCTTTTGGGCAAGAGCCTTTTCTGCTGATTTCAACGGGCACCTGGTGTATTACCATGAATCCGTTCAGCGATGAACCCCTAACGATCAGCGAGTTACGTCAGGACTGCCTCAGTTACCTGACCTTCCGGGGCGATCCGGTCAAAGCTTCCCGCCTGTTTGCCGGAAATGAGCACGAACGGGCCGTTAAACACCTCGCGGATTATTTTCAAACGGATCTTTCGCAGTATCAGCGAGTATCATACGACGAAGCGATTCTTTTGTCCTTACGCAGTCGCTTCACCCAGGCTTCGTCCGATTCGGTACGGCTGGGTTCGCTGGAAGATTCCACTTTTTCGGAACGAAACCTGAATGAATTCAGTAGTTACGAAGAAGCATACCATCAGTTGATTATGGATTTGATGGCCCAGCAAATCGCTTCGGTCAAGTTAGCCAAAGGTAACACGGCCATCCGGCGAATTTTTGTGGACGGTGGTTTCAGCCGGAATGAAATTTACCTGAATCTGCTGGCTCAGGCTTTTCCGGAATGTGAAGTACTGGCTTCGGAAATTGCCCAGGCTTCGGCTCTGGGAGCGGCTCTGGTCATCGAGGACGCCTGGAATAAGGAAAAGCCCTTTGATGGGAGTTTATTTACGTTGAAGAAAACAGTTTGTACGGAATTATAA
- a CDS encoding (Fe-S)-binding protein has translation MKVALFVPCYVDQFYPKVAVATLELLEKFGCEVDFPRNQTCCGQPMANSGFAHLNGGCDANFVRNFTGYDYIVAPSGSCVLHVKEHLHYPENQSLADTIRHRVYELTEFLTDILKVEKLEARFPHKVGVHQSCHGQRGLKTSQMSELNCPAFSKPGKLLGMVKDLQLVELDRKDECCGFGGTFAVSEESISSKMGKDRVADHQRHGAEYITAGDMSCLMHLEGILKRQKSPVRIVHIAEILNAQE, from the coding sequence ATGAAAGTTGCTCTTTTTGTTCCCTGCTACGTCGATCAATTTTATCCGAAGGTAGCCGTTGCTACCCTGGAATTACTCGAGAAATTTGGTTGTGAAGTAGATTTTCCCCGTAATCAGACCTGTTGCGGGCAGCCCATGGCCAACTCGGGCTTTGCCCACCTCAACGGCGGTTGCGACGCCAATTTCGTACGCAATTTTACGGGGTACGATTACATCGTAGCTCCTTCCGGTTCCTGCGTACTGCACGTGAAGGAGCATTTACACTATCCTGAAAATCAGTCGCTGGCGGATACAATCCGGCATCGGGTGTACGAACTCACGGAATTTTTGACGGACATACTGAAGGTCGAAAAACTGGAAGCCCGCTTTCCGCATAAGGTGGGCGTGCACCAAAGCTGCCACGGCCAGCGGGGACTGAAAACCTCGCAGATGAGCGAATTGAACTGCCCGGCTTTTTCCAAACCCGGCAAACTGCTCGGCATGGTAAAAGACCTGCAACTGGTTGAGCTGGACCGTAAGGACGAGTGCTGTGGTTTTGGCGGTACGTTCGCCGTCAGTGAAGAATCGATTTCCTCGAAAATGGGGAAAGATCGCGTGGCCGATCACCAACGCCACGGAGCTGAATACATTACGGCGGGCGACATGTCGTGCCTGATGCACCTGGAGGGTATTCTGAAACGCCAGAAAAGTCCGGTTCGGATTGTACACATCGCCGAAATTCTGAACGCCCAGGAATAA
- the rhaM gene encoding L-rhamnose mutarotase, protein MPRVAFKMQLFPGNVDEYRRRHDEIWPELVELLQSSGIHNYSIFLDESTNTLFGVQEVDDLSVTGKLPENPVMQKWWAYMADLMETNPDQSPVQVALPEVFYLK, encoded by the coding sequence ATGCCTCGCGTTGCTTTTAAAATGCAGCTGTTTCCGGGAAACGTGGACGAATACCGCCGGAGACACGACGAAATCTGGCCGGAACTGGTGGAATTACTCCAGTCCAGCGGCATTCATAACTATTCAATTTTTCTGGACGAAAGCACGAATACGCTTTTCGGGGTACAGGAAGTCGATGATCTGAGCGTTACAGGGAAGTTACCCGAAAATCCCGTCATGCAGAAGTGGTGGGCGTACATGGCTGATCTCATGGAAACCAATCCTGATCAGTCACCCGTACAGGTCGCTTTACCGGAAGTTTTTTACCTGAAATGA
- a CDS encoding SusD/RagB family nutrient-binding outer membrane lipoprotein has protein sequence MKKIAFKKPIIGLLGLMALVSSCSDFGDMNVDPNRASVASTAALLSGAEVNFGAAVTASDAQPILYAQHWSEITYTQNSRYQGTAFSYNGFYAGPLVSLNYIIKVNSDDATKAGVTPNGSNANQIAVARIIRAYFFSVLTDRFGDIPYSEALKGNQDFTPTFDAQKDIYTDLFKELKEAAAQFDGGTAVKGDIILNGNATRWKKFAASLRMILALRLSKVDAAKGKTEFVAAMQDGPLASNSDNVRYNYTDTYPNPWFASFVTSGRLDFAVSEPLVNYLKPLTDPRLPAFADKSVSKQDYVGMPYGLTNPGVKPADVSLPNASLRTVITAPANVLTYSQVLFSQAEAVKLGWITGDAKALYEAAIKASMEQWGVYTEAAYTAYIANANVAYSDAKALELIGTQKWVALYMQGYEAWSEWRRTGYPNFLKPAPGAVNNTKQIPLRQGYPTTERDLNTDNYNAVISRQGPDTDATPVWWDK, from the coding sequence ATGAAAAAAATAGCATTCAAGAAACCCATTATTGGTCTGTTAGGCTTAATGGCTCTTGTTTCTTCCTGTAGTGATTTCGGCGACATGAACGTAGACCCGAACCGGGCCTCGGTTGCCAGTACCGCTGCTTTGCTTTCAGGAGCAGAAGTTAACTTTGGAGCTGCCGTAACTGCCAGTGATGCTCAGCCCATTCTGTACGCTCAGCACTGGTCTGAAATTACGTATACGCAAAACTCACGTTATCAGGGTACTGCCTTCAGTTATAATGGTTTTTACGCCGGTCCGCTGGTCAGTCTAAACTATATTATCAAGGTAAATTCCGATGATGCGACGAAAGCAGGAGTAACGCCAAACGGCTCAAACGCGAACCAGATTGCCGTTGCCCGTATTATCCGTGCCTACTTCTTTTCGGTGTTAACGGATCGTTTCGGCGACATTCCTTACTCCGAAGCGTTGAAAGGTAACCAGGATTTTACGCCTACTTTCGATGCCCAAAAGGACATTTACACGGATTTGTTCAAAGAACTGAAAGAAGCCGCTGCTCAGTTTGACGGCGGAACGGCAGTAAAAGGAGATATCATCCTGAATGGTAATGCCACACGTTGGAAAAAGTTTGCGGCTTCACTGCGTATGATCTTGGCTCTGCGTTTGTCAAAGGTAGATGCAGCTAAAGGTAAAACCGAATTCGTAGCCGCGATGCAGGATGGCCCCCTGGCGTCTAATTCGGACAACGTTCGGTACAACTATACGGACACCTACCCGAACCCCTGGTTTGCTAGCTTTGTAACGTCTGGTCGTCTGGATTTTGCGGTAAGTGAGCCGCTGGTAAATTACCTCAAGCCTCTTACGGATCCCCGTTTGCCTGCATTTGCGGATAAATCGGTCAGCAAACAAGATTACGTTGGCATGCCTTATGGTCTGACGAACCCAGGCGTAAAACCAGCTGACGTATCCTTACCGAATGCTTCGTTACGTACGGTGATTACGGCTCCGGCAAACGTTCTTACGTATTCACAGGTACTATTTAGTCAAGCTGAAGCCGTGAAATTAGGCTGGATCACGGGCGATGCCAAAGCCCTGTATGAAGCTGCAATCAAAGCTTCGATGGAGCAATGGGGTGTTTATACGGAAGCAGCCTACACCGCTTACATCGCCAACGCGAATGTTGCGTATTCGGATGCAAAAGCACTTGAACTGATTGGTACGCAAAAATGGGTAGCTCTGTATATGCAGGGTTACGAAGCTTGGTCAGAATGGCGGAGAACGGGTTATCCCAACTTCCTCAAACCCGCTCCTGGTGCCGTTAATAACACCAAGCAAATTCCATTACGTCAGGGTTATCCAACAACTGAGCGTGATTTGAACACGGATAATTACAACGCGGTCATTTCCCGTCAGGGTCCCGATACGGATGCTACTCCCGTTTGGTGGGATAAGTAA
- a CDS encoding LutC/YkgG family protein yields the protein MSSSRETILQAIRANKPDLLPLPSVYTFESNYPDVLAQYQQTLQMIGGTVEVVPDLARVAERLKEIYPDLTRIAITLPELADLGNADLEVSDPHELEAIELAVIPGRYGVAENGAIWVTEQEMRHRALPFITQHLVLIIRAETIVPNMHEAYRRIQVDETGFGTFIAGPSKTADIEQSLVVGAHGARSLVVFIIA from the coding sequence ATGTCCTCGAGTCGAGAAACCATATTACAGGCCATTCGGGCGAATAAACCCGATTTATTGCCGCTACCATCCGTGTATACCTTCGAATCGAATTATCCGGATGTGCTGGCTCAGTATCAGCAAACGCTGCAAATGATTGGCGGCACCGTGGAAGTAGTACCGGATCTGGCCAGGGTTGCTGAACGTTTAAAAGAGATTTACCCAGATTTGACTCGTATAGCTATAACGTTACCCGAGTTAGCTGACCTGGGCAACGCAGATCTTGAGGTAAGCGATCCCCACGAACTGGAAGCTATTGAACTTGCCGTGATCCCAGGGCGATACGGTGTGGCCGAAAATGGAGCTATCTGGGTAACGGAACAGGAAATGCGGCATCGGGCCTTGCCCTTTATTACGCAGCATTTAGTACTGATCATTCGGGCTGAAACGATTGTTCCTAATATGCACGAAGCCTACCGACGGATTCAGGTCGATGAGACGGGTTTTGGCACCTTTATCGCTGGTCCGTCCAAAACCGCTGACATTGAGCAGTCGCTGGTGGTAGGGGCACACGGGGCCCGGAGTTTGGTGGTGTTTATTATCGCTTAA